The Balneola sp. genomic sequence AAGGTGTTGTAGCACTATTAGAGCCGTTTATTGATACTCTTGTGGTTTGTACCATGACAGGTCTTGTTATCGTGAGTACTGGCGTTTGGGATCAAAAGCATGATGTTTTATTCACATCTAATGCCACTGAAACCGAAATTGTTATTGACGGACCAGGAAGCACTCTTCTGTTGGTTGATGGTGTTCCGACAAATGGTACTATCCAAAGAAATGATCATGATAAAGGCACCTTTTATACCAATGAAGCTAGGACTCAGGCTTTTAATGGTAGTATAGAAGTACAGGATGATGGAAGTGTTGTTATAACCGCATCAAGTGGAGCGGAGGTAGAAACTCTCTACACAAGCATTGTAGAAAATGGTGCTCCTCTTACAGCTATTGCTTTTGAAAAAGGTCTAGCTCCCCTATTTGGTGGAGGAAAATATATCGTAACCATTTGTGTGATTTTATTTGGAGTTTCTACTGCCATTAGCTGGAGTTACTATGGTGATCGATCTATCCAATACCTGGCAGGTGATAAGTCAATTATCTATTACAAAGTGGTTTATCTGATCATGCACTTCATAGGTGCCGTACTTGCCCTTGAAACCGTATGGGCAATCGGGGATATTGCTCTTGGCTTGATGACCTTCCCTAACATTATAGCTTTGTTTGCACTTTCTGGAGTAGTTGCTACTGCTAGTAAGGTTTACTTTGCTAAAATGGATGGAATAGAATCAAAAGACTGAGATGAATAGACTAACGGTAGTTAAACACCCCATTGTTGATCGGTACCTCACGTTCTTAAGAGATAAGAACACAAATACTGCTTTATTCAGGCGGGCAATGTCAAACATTGGGGTGATTCTTGCCTACCACTCTTTGTCAGATTTACCACTTGATGAAACCGAAATAGAAACTCCTATTCAAAAAACAATGGGCTATGTTCCTGGCCCTGAGGTAGTCGTAATACCCATACTAAGAGCCGGGTTAAGCCTTGTTGATGGAATCGTTGATTTTATGCCTGAAGCAAAAGTAGGGCATGTTGGGGTGTATAGAGATGAGGAAACTCATGACCCGGTCAACTACTATGATAATCTTCCTCATGGAATTGAAGAAGCCTATAACCTGGTAGTAGATCCAATGTTGGCTACAGGAGGTAGCGGTAGCCATGCTATTTCATTCTTGAAAGAAAATGGAGCC encodes the following:
- a CDS encoding uracil phosphoribosyltransferase, coding for MNRLTVVKHPIVDRYLTFLRDKNTNTALFRRAMSNIGVILAYHSLSDLPLDETEIETPIQKTMGYVPGPEVVVIPILRAGLSLVDGIVDFMPEAKVGHVGVYRDEETHDPVNYYDNLPHGIEEAYNLVVDPMLATGGSGSHAISFLKENGAKTIKFVCLIAAPEGIERLQKDHPDVPIITAAVDEKLNENAFIVPGLGDAGDRYFGTI